CTTCGTGTCTTTCGAGCGGGCCCAGACCTTCGCCGAGGCCTGGGACGCCGAATTCATCTCGGCGGGCGACGCCGGTCACATCAATGTGGACAGCGGCCACGGCGAGTGGGAGGAAGGGGAGATCCTGCTCGGGGAGGCCCTGCACGCATGGACGCCGCCAGACATCGTCCGGTTCTGAGGGCAGTCACAACGTAAAAGCGCCTGATGGACTTCAGTTCCATCAGGCGCTTTTACGTTTGGACCGCAGGGTTCAGTTGGCGCTGACGCTCTCGCTGGTGGCCGCGGCCGGAGCGGACGTGGCGTACTTGTCGAGCAGGGCCTCGAAGGCGCGCTTGGGCTGGGCGCCGACGACGCCCTCGACCGGCTGGCCGTCCTTGAAGAGGATCAGGGTGGGGATGCTCATCACGCGGTACTGGCCCTGCGTGACAGGGTTGTCGTCCACGTTCAGCTTGCCGACCTTGACCCGGCCCTCGTACTGGCCGGCGAGTTCCTCGATGACCGGCGCGATGATGCGGCACGGGCCGCACCACGGGGCCCAGAAGTCCACCAGGGTCAGGCCCTCACTGATTTCGCTGGTAAAGGTGCTGTCGCTCAGTTCCACAGGCTTCATGCCTCGCACTATACGCCGCGAGTACCCCCCCCGGCTATACGCGGGATGGGATCACGCTAACACTGCGTTCATGCCGCCCCGCGTGGGTGGCGGCCAAGAATGTACCCTGACCCATGCTCCCGGTGTTCTCCGCCGACCCCCAGGTCCAGGCCGCGTTCCAGCGGGGGGCCGAACTGTTCGGCGCCGGTCAGTGGTGGGAAGCGCACGAGGCGTGGGAGGAGCCGTGGGCACGGGCACAGGGGCAGGAGCGCGACTTCCTGCAGGCGCTGATCCTGCTGGCGGCAGCGCTGCACAAGCGCTGGCACCACGGCAGCACGGCGCACCGCAACCTCTACAAGGCCGACGCGTACCTGGCCCGCCTGCCCCGCGTGTATGCCGGCGTCGATCTGGGCGCGCTGCGCGAGGACGTCTGGGCGGCGCTGCACGATCCCGCGCGGCGGCCCCAGGTGCTGCCTGCCGATTGAGCGTCCGCGCGCTCCTCCGGTATCCTGGGGCACCGCCTGCACGGCGCCCATGACGATATTGGCATGACATTGTTCGCAGTTCAGGGCGACCGACCAGCCCACGGAGGACCTTATGGAACGCATTGCCCTCTTTATTGATGGCGCGAACGTGTACGCCGCCGCCAAACGCCTCGGCTGGAATT
The genomic region above belongs to Deinococcus metalli and contains:
- the trxA gene encoding thioredoxin encodes the protein MKPVELSDSTFTSEISEGLTLVDFWAPWCGPCRIIAPVIEELAGQYEGRVKVGKLNVDDNPVTQGQYRVMSIPTLILFKDGQPVEGVVGAQPKRAFEALLDKYATSAPAAATSESVSAN
- a CDS encoding DUF309 domain-containing protein — its product is MLPVFSADPQVQAAFQRGAELFGAGQWWEAHEAWEEPWARAQGQERDFLQALILLAAALHKRWHHGSTAHRNLYKADAYLARLPRVYAGVDLGALREDVWAALHDPARRPQVLPAD